One Paraglaciecola mesophila genomic region harbors:
- a CDS encoding SDR family oxidoreductase yields the protein MKTNQFTMQDPRSQYQMGKTEKDGEQPDPGLDEILDPKADHGENTYEGSNRLKGRKALITGGDSGIGRAVAIAFAREGADVVINYLASEETDAKDTLDILKASGSDAWGIAGDVSDEEFCNSLVRHSVEKLGAIDILVNNAGKQQFVADLEDLTTEQFCQTYATNVFGMFWITKAAVKHMPPGASIINTTSIQSYQPSAGLLDYASTKGAITSFTKSLAKMVIDKGIRVNGVAPGPIWTPLQQSGGQPAEKLPKFGENVPIGRPGQPAELAPVYVYLASQESSYVTAEIMGVTGGQHLP from the coding sequence AAAACCAATCAATTTACGATGCAGGATCCGAGAAGCCAATATCAGATGGGGAAAACTGAAAAAGACGGCGAACAACCTGATCCAGGGCTGGATGAAATACTGGATCCTAAAGCGGATCACGGCGAAAACACGTATGAGGGAAGCAATCGATTAAAGGGGCGTAAAGCACTCATCACAGGTGGAGACTCTGGGATTGGCAGAGCAGTAGCTATCGCATTTGCTAGGGAAGGGGCCGATGTTGTGATTAATTACTTAGCCAGTGAAGAAACCGATGCGAAAGACACTTTAGACATATTAAAGGCCAGCGGCAGTGATGCTTGGGGGATTGCAGGGGATGTATCTGATGAAGAATTCTGTAACAGCCTAGTGCGTCACAGCGTAGAGAAGTTAGGTGCAATCGATATACTGGTTAATAATGCAGGAAAGCAGCAGTTTGTTGCCGACCTAGAAGATTTAACCACAGAGCAATTTTGTCAAACATACGCAACGAACGTATTCGGTATGTTTTGGATTACAAAAGCTGCAGTAAAACATATGCCCCCAGGGGCCAGCATTATCAATACCACCTCTATTCAGAGTTATCAGCCCTCAGCTGGGCTTTTAGACTACGCCTCGACTAAGGGAGCTATTACTAGCTTTACCAAAAGTTTAGCGAAAATGGTGATAGATAAAGGCATAAGGGTTAATGGTGTCGCCCCCGGACCTATTTGGACGCCATTACAGCAAAGTGGGGGACAACCAGCCGAAAAGTTACCGAAATTCGGTGAAAATGTACCAATTGGGAGACCAGGGCAGCCCGCTGAATTAGCACCGGTTTATGTCTATTTAGCGTCGCAAGAATCCAGCTATGTAACGGCTGAGATAATGGGCGTAACGGGCGGGCAACACCTTCCTTAG